The following are encoded in a window of Halosolutus halophilus genomic DNA:
- a CDS encoding vWA domain-containing protein: MIQRRRGYVITTLAVVAMLVLAGCSFGGGLEASSGGDAGDSLGYAVGGAQDVDNFRDNVEAGYLPIRSDVTHEGLFYDYYFETGDRDCDELFCPAYSRAVTADPLSNETEQYLSVGLNSNLEASEFERENLNLVVVLDVSGSMDSGMAEYHYDDESETVPEETKPKMDAANEATVALLDRLEDDDRFALVTFDDRAETVAPLERMDERDRDALETEIRSIEADGGTNLESGMDEARELVEPHADDAGYDTRIVYLTDAMPNAGDTSAGGLEARLEADAERGIHSTFVGVGMDFHSALVEEITAVRGANYYAVHSAERFEERMSEEFEYMVTPMVYDLELTLESEGYEIEEVYGSPDADEATGELLSVNTLFPSPTEDGASKGGVVLLQLNETGDDPDLELTASYEDRDGVRHETSERVVFDDREPEYFETDSVRKAVALSRYATLMENWIDHERASLAGDDPEAPDGGLERTDAPDLGEWERQSADLQVTPPYAERIDAFRDHFAAEADAIGDDSLERELETMATILEAAEEKSGDEAGGEERTDGNERDAVAPPAD, from the coding sequence ATGATACAGCGGAGACGGGGGTACGTGATAACCACGCTCGCGGTCGTCGCGATGCTGGTGCTCGCGGGCTGTTCGTTCGGCGGCGGTCTCGAGGCCTCGTCCGGTGGCGACGCTGGTGACAGTCTCGGCTACGCTGTCGGCGGCGCACAGGACGTCGACAACTTCAGGGACAACGTCGAGGCGGGTTACCTGCCGATCCGCTCCGACGTCACCCACGAGGGACTGTTCTACGACTACTACTTCGAGACGGGGGATCGCGACTGCGACGAACTGTTCTGTCCGGCCTACAGCCGGGCCGTGACGGCCGATCCGCTCTCGAACGAGACCGAACAGTACCTCTCGGTCGGGCTGAACTCGAACCTCGAGGCGTCCGAGTTCGAGCGCGAGAACCTCAACCTCGTCGTCGTCCTCGACGTCTCGGGGTCGATGGACTCCGGGATGGCCGAGTACCACTACGACGACGAATCCGAGACGGTCCCCGAGGAGACGAAACCGAAGATGGACGCGGCGAACGAAGCGACCGTCGCCCTCCTCGATCGACTCGAGGACGACGACCGCTTCGCGCTGGTCACCTTCGACGACCGCGCCGAGACCGTCGCCCCCCTCGAACGAATGGACGAACGCGACCGCGACGCCCTCGAGACGGAGATCCGTTCGATCGAAGCCGACGGCGGGACGAACCTCGAGTCCGGGATGGACGAGGCCCGCGAACTGGTCGAACCGCACGCCGACGACGCGGGCTACGACACCCGGATCGTCTACCTCACCGACGCGATGCCGAACGCCGGCGACACGAGCGCCGGCGGGTTAGAAGCACGCCTCGAGGCCGACGCCGAGCGGGGGATCCACTCGACGTTCGTCGGCGTCGGGATGGACTTCCACTCGGCGCTTGTCGAGGAGATTACGGCCGTCCGCGGCGCCAACTACTACGCCGTCCACTCCGCCGAGCGCTTCGAGGAGCGGATGAGCGAGGAGTTCGAGTACATGGTCACGCCGATGGTGTACGACCTCGAACTCACCCTCGAGTCGGAGGGGTACGAGATCGAGGAGGTCTACGGCTCGCCGGACGCCGACGAGGCGACCGGGGAGTTGCTGTCGGTCAACACGCTGTTTCCCTCGCCCACGGAGGACGGCGCCAGCAAGGGAGGAGTCGTCCTGTTGCAACTGAACGAGACCGGCGACGACCCTGACCTCGAACTGACTGCGAGCTACGAGGATCGCGACGGCGTGCGCCACGAGACGTCCGAGCGCGTGGTTTTCGACGATCGCGAGCCCGAGTACTTCGAGACCGACAGCGTCCGCAAAGCCGTCGCTCTCTCGCGATACGCGACCCTGATGGAGAACTGGATCGACCACGAGCGCGCCTCGCTCGCCGGCGACGACCCGGAAGCCCCCGACGGCGGTCTCGAGCGGACCGACGCGCCCGACCTCGGCGAGTGGGAGCGGCAGTCGGCGGACCTGCAGGTTACACCCCCGTACGCAGAGCGCATCGACGCCTTCCGCGATCACTTCGCCGCCGAGGCCGACGCCATCGGCGACGACTCGCTCGAGCGGGAACTCGAGACGATGGCGACGATCCTCGAGGCGGCCGAGGAGAAGTCGGGTGACGAAGCGGGTGGCGAGGAGAGGACCGACGGAAACGAGCGCGACGCCGTCGCGCCGCCGGCCGACTGA
- a CDS encoding glutamate--tRNA ligase produces MDDELRERVEREAEKHALLNAVKHESDADVGAIMGPLMGDNPDFRAHGDEIPGVIGGVVGRVNDLEYDAKRDRLEELAPEELAAIEAEDEADEHALPSLPNADEYDEIRMRCAPNPNGPWHVGHARMPAVIGTYRERYDGWFCVRFDDTDPETKRPDLDAYDAILEDLDYLGFEPDDVYRASDRLETYYEHARELIDLGGAYTCSCPGDEFSDLKNAGEPCPHRDKAPEAVREEFEAMVDGEYDSGEMVLRVKTDISHKNPALRDFVAFRMIDTPHPREEASEYRCWPMLDFQSGIDDHRIGITHIIRGIDLQDSAKKQRFVYDYFDWEYPEVVHWGHVQIDAYDVKMSTSTIAELIEQGELDGWDDPRAPTLKSLRRRGIRGEAIVDAMVDLGTSTSDVDLAMSSIYANNRDLIDDESDRRFFVRDGTELPIGGDPPAEANPPLHPDHEDRGVREIPVGDAVLLESEDVPQREARVWLKGLGCFQFTRDVLQYTGEDIDVVREGDVDVIHWVPASESVPVRMRTPDGDVAGRGEPGVADLEPDEVVQFERVGFARIDHHDDGETVVYFTHP; encoded by the coding sequence ATGGACGACGAGTTACGCGAGCGTGTCGAACGCGAAGCCGAAAAGCACGCGTTGTTGAACGCGGTCAAGCACGAGAGCGACGCCGACGTCGGTGCCATCATGGGGCCGCTGATGGGCGACAATCCCGACTTCCGCGCACACGGCGACGAGATCCCCGGCGTCATCGGCGGCGTCGTGGGTCGGGTCAACGACCTCGAGTACGACGCCAAGCGCGATCGCCTCGAAGAACTCGCGCCCGAGGAACTGGCCGCGATCGAGGCCGAAGACGAGGCGGACGAGCACGCCCTCCCGTCGCTGCCGAACGCCGACGAGTACGACGAGATCCGGATGCGGTGTGCGCCGAACCCGAACGGCCCCTGGCACGTCGGCCACGCCCGGATGCCCGCCGTCATCGGCACCTACAGGGAGCGGTACGACGGCTGGTTCTGCGTCCGGTTCGACGACACCGATCCCGAGACGAAACGTCCGGATCTCGACGCCTACGACGCCATCCTGGAGGACCTGGACTACCTCGGCTTCGAACCCGACGACGTCTACCGGGCGAGCGATCGGCTCGAAACCTACTACGAGCACGCACGAGAACTGATCGACCTGGGCGGCGCGTACACGTGCTCGTGTCCGGGTGACGAGTTCTCGGACCTGAAGAACGCGGGCGAGCCGTGTCCACACCGCGACAAGGCTCCCGAGGCCGTCCGCGAGGAGTTCGAGGCGATGGTCGACGGGGAGTACGACAGCGGCGAGATGGTCCTCCGCGTGAAGACCGATATCAGTCACAAGAACCCGGCGTTGCGCGACTTCGTCGCCTTCCGGATGATCGACACGCCCCATCCCCGCGAGGAGGCCAGCGAGTACCGCTGCTGGCCGATGCTCGACTTCCAGTCGGGGATCGACGATCATCGTATCGGCATCACCCACATCATCCGCGGGATCGACCTCCAGGACTCGGCGAAGAAACAGCGATTCGTCTACGACTACTTCGACTGGGAGTACCCCGAGGTCGTCCACTGGGGGCACGTCCAGATCGACGCCTACGACGTGAAGATGAGCACCTCGACGATCGCCGAACTGATCGAGCAGGGCGAACTCGACGGCTGGGACGACCCCCGGGCGCCGACGCTCAAGAGTCTGCGTCGCCGCGGCATCCGCGGCGAGGCGATCGTCGACGCGATGGTCGACCTCGGCACCTCGACCAGCGACGTCGACCTCGCGATGAGTTCGATCTACGCGAACAACCGCGACCTGATCGACGACGAGAGCGATCGGCGGTTCTTCGTCCGCGACGGGACCGAACTCCCGATCGGCGGCGACCCACCCGCGGAGGCGAACCCGCCGCTGCACCCCGACCACGAGGATCGCGGCGTCCGCGAGATCCCCGTCGGCGACGCGGTCCTGCTCGAGTCCGAAGACGTCCCGCAACGGGAGGCGCGCGTCTGGCTCAAGGGGCTGGGCTGTTTTCAGTTCACCCGCGACGTCCTCCAGTACACCGGCGAGGATATCGACGTGGTCCGCGAGGGTGACGTCGACGTGATCCACTGGGTCCCGGCGAGCGAGAGCGTCCCCGTCCGGATGCGCACGCCCGACGGCGACGTGGCCGGGCGTGGGGAACCCGGCGTCGCCGACCTGGAACCGGACGAGGTCGTCCAGTTCGAGCGCGTCGGATTTGCCAGGATCGATCACCACGACGACGGGGAGACCGTCGTCTACTTCACGCACCCCTGA
- a CDS encoding DUF456 domain-containing protein: MVDAVTVLAIALLVGAIVGAAVPMVPSGLLSLAGLGLYWWGSGFANLGVLTFAVLVSIAVVTALVEFFGGSMAAKAGGASWGTTAVAAVVGLVLMVVTGPLGLVAGLFGTVFALEFVRKGELEGSTRSAVYTTVGVFASTAVQVLLTASILFGFLVAVFLF; the protein is encoded by the coding sequence ATGGTCGATGCAGTGACGGTCCTCGCGATCGCGTTGCTCGTCGGTGCCATCGTCGGGGCGGCCGTCCCGATGGTTCCCAGCGGCCTCCTCTCGCTGGCCGGACTCGGCCTCTACTGGTGGGGCTCCGGATTCGCCAACCTCGGGGTTCTCACCTTCGCCGTCCTCGTCTCCATCGCCGTCGTCACTGCACTCGTCGAGTTCTTCGGCGGATCGATGGCGGCGAAAGCCGGCGGCGCCTCGTGGGGAACGACCGCCGTCGCCGCGGTCGTCGGGCTCGTCCTCATGGTCGTCACCGGCCCGCTGGGGCTGGTCGCCGGCCTCTTCGGCACCGTCTTCGCCCTCGAGTTCGTCCGGAAGGGGGAACTCGAGGGGAGCACGCGCTCGGCCGTCTACACGACCGTCGGCGTCTTCGCGTCGACAGCGGTGCAGGTCCTGCTGACGGCGTCGATCCTCTTCGGCTTCCTCGTGGCCGTCTTCCTGTTCTGA
- a CDS encoding SLC13 family permease translates to MAALTTGALLVFLIIFVALVLFVTEPVPIDVTAIGIMVSLMVLGPWTGVSPSDGVAGFSNPATVTILSMMILSEGVRRTGLIQRLQQTIASYTGTNEYRQLGATIGIVGPLSGLINNTAAVAVLVPMVNDLAHENGTSPSKLLLPLSYASMFGGMLTLIGTSTNLVASSLSAQYIDRPFSMFEFTHLGVVVFVVGSAYLLTVGNWLTPSHVTPRSERETTAKEEFLTELVVREHSPVIGTTIRDALEEVDFEAEVTQLIRNDRYVSSPPLSTTVQSDDVYTVRLTDDALQTLLDVDGVDLVPGVTAEADLETLAPEQTLVEIVLTAGSELIGETIDSAGFSDTYRARVLAVRRGGKITHERLSEFTFRPGDALLIESEPETVDRLADDPNVIVAGDLALQQFRSSKLPIAVGVILAVVGLAAIDLLPIMVSALAGVLTMLATGVVKPAEAYESVQWDIIFLLAGVIPLGNAMAETGGADILGALVVSSADVLPAVAVLGLFYLVTALMTNVVSNQASVVLLVPVAVDVASRLDANAFAFVLAVTFAASTAFMTPVGYQTNLFVYGPGKYQFRDFVRVGGPLQFLLAIVTTVGIAFFWGL, encoded by the coding sequence ATGGCCGCGCTGACGACTGGGGCACTGTTGGTCTTTCTGATCATCTTCGTGGCGCTCGTGTTGTTCGTCACCGAGCCAGTCCCTATCGACGTCACGGCGATCGGGATCATGGTCAGCCTGATGGTACTCGGTCCGTGGACGGGCGTCTCGCCGAGCGACGGCGTGGCGGGATTCTCGAACCCCGCGACGGTCACGATCCTCTCGATGATGATTCTGAGCGAGGGGGTTCGCCGGACCGGCCTGATTCAGCGCCTCCAGCAGACCATCGCGTCGTACACCGGCACGAACGAATACAGGCAACTCGGCGCGACGATCGGCATCGTCGGGCCGCTGTCGGGACTGATCAACAACACGGCCGCGGTCGCCGTGCTGGTGCCGATGGTCAACGACCTCGCCCACGAGAACGGAACCTCCCCCTCGAAGCTCCTCTTGCCCCTGTCGTACGCGTCGATGTTCGGCGGCATGCTCACCCTCATCGGTACCTCCACCAACCTCGTCGCGAGCAGTCTCTCCGCGCAGTACATCGATCGGCCCTTCTCGATGTTCGAGTTTACCCACCTCGGCGTCGTCGTGTTCGTCGTCGGTTCGGCGTACCTGCTCACGGTCGGCAACTGGCTCACTCCGTCGCACGTGACGCCGCGAAGCGAGCGAGAGACGACGGCGAAAGAGGAGTTCCTCACGGAACTCGTCGTTCGCGAGCACTCGCCGGTGATCGGCACGACGATTCGAGACGCCCTCGAGGAGGTCGACTTCGAGGCCGAGGTCACCCAGCTCATCCGGAACGATCGGTACGTCTCCTCGCCCCCGCTGTCGACGACCGTCCAGAGCGACGACGTCTACACGGTCCGACTCACCGACGACGCGCTCCAGACGTTGCTCGACGTCGACGGGGTCGACCTCGTTCCCGGCGTGACCGCCGAAGCTGACCTCGAGACCCTCGCGCCGGAACAGACGCTCGTCGAGATCGTCCTCACGGCGGGGTCGGAACTGATCGGCGAGACGATCGACTCGGCCGGCTTCTCCGACACCTATCGGGCTCGAGTGCTCGCCGTTCGCCGCGGCGGCAAGATCACCCACGAACGGCTGTCAGAGTTCACCTTCCGGCCGGGAGACGCGCTTCTCATCGAGTCCGAGCCCGAGACGGTCGACCGCCTCGCAGACGATCCGAACGTCATCGTCGCCGGCGATCTCGCGCTCCAGCAGTTCCGAAGCTCGAAACTGCCGATCGCGGTCGGCGTCATTCTCGCTGTCGTGGGACTGGCCGCGATCGATCTGTTGCCGATCATGGTCTCCGCCCTGGCCGGCGTCCTCACGATGCTCGCGACCGGCGTCGTCAAACCGGCCGAGGCCTACGAGTCCGTCCAGTGGGACATCATTTTCCTGCTCGCGGGCGTCATCCCGCTGGGGAACGCGATGGCCGAGACCGGCGGCGCGGATATCCTCGGTGCGCTCGTCGTCTCGAGTGCGGACGTTCTGCCGGCGGTCGCCGTCCTCGGCCTGTTCTACCTGGTGACGGCCCTGATGACCAACGTCGTCAGCAACCAGGCGAGCGTCGTGTTGCTCGTCCCGGTCGCCGTCGACGTGGCCTCGCGACTGGACGCGAACGCGTTCGCGTTCGTCCTCGCGGTGACCTTCGCCGCCAGCACGGCGTTCATGACGCCCGTCGGCTACCAGACCAACCTCTTCGTCTACGGACCGGGAAAGTACCAGTTCCGGGACTTCGTCCGCGTTGGCGGCCCGCTCCAGTTCCTGCTCGCGATCGTGACGACCGTCGGTATCGCGTTCTTCTGGGGCCTGTGA
- a CDS encoding SDR family NAD(P)-dependent oxidoreductase, with amino-acid sequence MTDGAIVVGASSGIGEALARELADEGYEVGLAARRTERLTEIGAELPTMAYVATMDVTDTQDAREGFFELVDAMQSVDLVVISAGVGCANYDLDWEPERRTIDVNVRGFTAIATAAMEYFEKENLASKTDGHLVGISSVAAHFGNGGTPAYNASKAFVSTYLEGLRNRQRGVGSDVTITTIEPGFVDTGMSMGTFWECSPETAAKQIARAIEMRREHAYVTRRWRLVAWTLDLLPEFVLRRVLP; translated from the coding sequence ATGACGGACGGTGCGATCGTCGTCGGCGCGTCCTCGGGGATCGGCGAAGCGCTCGCCCGGGAACTCGCCGACGAGGGGTACGAGGTCGGCCTGGCGGCGCGACGCACCGAGCGACTGACGGAGATCGGTGCCGAGTTGCCGACGATGGCCTACGTCGCGACGATGGACGTGACCGATACCCAGGACGCCCGCGAGGGGTTTTTCGAACTGGTGGACGCGATGCAGTCGGTCGATCTCGTCGTCATCAGTGCCGGGGTGGGCTGCGCGAACTACGACCTCGACTGGGAACCGGAACGCCGGACGATCGACGTCAACGTGCGCGGGTTTACGGCGATCGCGACGGCCGCGATGGAGTACTTCGAGAAGGAGAACCTGGCGAGCAAAACGGACGGCCACCTCGTGGGAATCTCGTCCGTCGCCGCCCACTTCGGTAACGGCGGTACGCCGGCGTACAACGCCTCGAAGGCGTTCGTCTCGACCTATCTCGAGGGCCTGCGAAACCGCCAGCGCGGTGTCGGTTCGGACGTGACGATCACGACGATCGAACCCGGATTCGTCGACACCGGCATGTCCATGGGCACGTTCTGGGAGTGCTCGCCCGAGACGGCGGCGAAACAGATCGCCCGCGCGATCGAGATGCGGCGGGAGCACGCGTACGTAACCCGGCGCTGGCGACTCGTCGCGTGGACGCTTGACCTGCTACCAGAGTTCGTCCTCCGGCGTGTCCTTCCGTGA
- the tmcA gene encoding tRNA(Met) cytidine acetyltransferase TmcA, with product MDADSDADAAVLELARELRHEARRSNERRLLVLAGDRDRGYDALEAVLDGLSVPITRTTLVGPDDRLRCEQVPQSHAGDLLGTTRDVVAIDTHAELRPNALGKLVGTVDGGGLLVLLTPPLDAWPDRRDGFDESLAVPPFSLSDVTGRFRRRLVETLCAHRGIAIVDCDAGAIEDDGLTRPAPRLAAESTSIAAPDDHRFPAAAYEACLTADQAEAVAAFESLAVDEDGIGTTDRQSGDPQAVVLEADRGRGKSSAAGLAAGAFAADGRDVLVTAPQFRNAREVLDRAGELCETLDVATTTEPKSIETSTGGRVRFRDPDEAVDRLERADVVVVDEAAALPVATLGSLLDADCIAFATTIHGYEGAGRGFSVRFRDRLAASDHAVTDCTMSVPIRYAAGDPIEVWAFRALLLDARPPVEPLVADAKPDSDAIEYRRIDPDALLADETLLREAFGLLVLAHYRTEPNDLARLLDAPNLEARALVHDDHVVSVALLAREGNLASETRSAMYEGGRVRGNMLPDVLTSQLRDEAAGDPAGLRIVRIATHHVARSRGLGSRLLAEIRTEFADDVDWLGTGFGATPGLLRFWNENGYGTIHVSTTRNDASGEYSALMLAPTSDDGRALHDRHADRFARRFAAVCSDSLADLDPDVARAVLRSVDATPPLDLSDHEWRVVAGAAYGPGLFDVNPGPFRSLVVRYLTEDPDSIDLTAREERLLVLRALQGREWPTVADRLDYPSSGQCMRALGEACCPLVDRYGTDAALAVRDRFAGE from the coding sequence ATGGACGCGGATTCGGACGCGGACGCGGCCGTCCTCGAACTCGCCCGCGAACTCCGGCACGAAGCGCGCCGATCGAACGAGCGCCGACTGCTCGTCCTCGCGGGCGATCGCGACCGGGGCTACGACGCCCTGGAGGCCGTCCTCGACGGTCTGTCGGTCCCGATCACGCGGACGACGCTGGTCGGCCCCGACGATCGACTTCGCTGCGAGCAGGTCCCCCAGTCGCACGCCGGCGACCTGCTCGGGACGACGAGAGACGTCGTGGCGATCGACACCCACGCGGAACTCCGGCCCAACGCCCTCGGGAAACTCGTCGGCACCGTCGACGGTGGCGGCCTGCTCGTCCTCCTGACGCCGCCGCTCGACGCGTGGCCCGATCGGCGCGACGGGTTCGACGAGTCGCTGGCCGTGCCCCCGTTTTCGCTGTCGGACGTGACGGGTCGGTTTCGCCGCCGTCTCGTCGAGACCCTCTGCGCACATCGCGGAATCGCGATCGTCGACTGCGACGCCGGCGCGATCGAAGACGACGGACTCACCCGGCCTGCCCCCCGCCTGGCCGCTGAATCGACCTCGATCGCCGCCCCCGACGACCACCGGTTCCCGGCCGCCGCCTACGAGGCCTGCCTCACTGCCGATCAGGCCGAGGCCGTCGCCGCGTTCGAATCGCTGGCCGTCGACGAGGACGGCATCGGGACAACCGATCGACAGTCCGGGGACCCACAGGCCGTCGTCCTCGAGGCCGATCGAGGCCGCGGCAAGTCGAGCGCGGCCGGACTCGCGGCGGGGGCGTTCGCCGCCGACGGCCGAGACGTGCTCGTCACCGCACCCCAGTTCCGGAACGCGCGAGAGGTGTTGGATCGCGCGGGCGAACTCTGCGAGACGCTCGACGTCGCGACGACCACCGAACCGAAGTCGATCGAGACGAGTACCGGCGGGCGGGTCCGGTTTCGCGATCCTGACGAGGCCGTCGATCGACTGGAGCGTGCCGACGTCGTCGTCGTCGACGAGGCGGCCGCACTGCCGGTCGCGACGCTCGGATCGTTGCTCGACGCCGACTGCATCGCGTTCGCGACGACGATCCACGGTTACGAGGGCGCCGGTCGCGGGTTCTCGGTCCGCTTTCGCGATCGGCTCGCGGCGAGCGATCACGCGGTCACCGACTGCACGATGTCGGTGCCGATCCGCTACGCTGCGGGGGATCCGATCGAGGTCTGGGCGTTTCGCGCCCTGTTGCTCGACGCCAGACCGCCCGTGGAGCCGCTCGTCGCGGACGCGAAACCCGACTCGGACGCGATCGAGTACCGCCGGATCGATCCGGACGCGCTCCTGGCCGACGAAACCCTGCTGCGGGAGGCCTTCGGACTCCTGGTGCTCGCCCACTACCGGACCGAACCCAACGATCTCGCCAGACTCCTCGACGCTCCGAACCTCGAGGCGCGGGCGCTGGTCCACGACGATCACGTCGTCAGCGTCGCACTGCTGGCCCGCGAGGGGAACCTCGCGAGCGAGACGCGATCGGCGATGTACGAGGGCGGTCGCGTCCGCGGGAACATGCTCCCCGACGTGCTCACGAGCCAGTTGCGAGACGAGGCGGCGGGCGATCCTGCGGGACTCCGGATCGTTCGGATCGCGACCCACCACGTCGCGCGATCGCGCGGACTCGGATCGCGACTGCTCGCGGAGATCCGGACGGAGTTCGCCGACGACGTCGACTGGCTCGGAACCGGGTTCGGGGCCACGCCCGGCCTCTTGCGGTTCTGGAACGAAAACGGGTACGGCACGATCCACGTCTCGACGACGCGCAACGACGCCAGCGGCGAGTACTCCGCGCTCATGCTCGCGCCCACGAGCGACGACGGTCGAGCGCTCCACGATCGCCACGCCGACCGGTTCGCCCGCCGGTTCGCCGCCGTCTGCTCGGATTCGCTCGCCGATCTGGACCCGGACGTGGCCCGCGCAGTCCTCCGGAGCGTCGACGCGACCCCGCCGCTCGACCTGTCCGATCACGAGTGGCGCGTCGTCGCCGGCGCCGCCTACGGACCCGGACTGTTCGACGTGAACCCCGGCCCGTTCCGATCGCTGGTCGTCCGATATCTGACTGAGGACCCCGATTCGATCGACCTGACGGCACGCGAGGAACGACTGCTCGTCCTCCGGGCCCTGCAGGGACGCGAGTGGCCGACGGTCGCCGATCGCCTCGATTATCCCTCATCCGGGCAGTGTATGCGCGCCCTCGGCGAGGCCTGTTGCCCGCTGGTCGATCGCTACGGAACGGACGCGGCGCTCGCGGTCCGCGATCGGTTCGCCGGGGAGTAA
- a CDS encoding oleate hydratase: MTSDADDSGVRRQPDGTDRAAYFVGGGIASLAGAAFLVRDGEMPGENVTVLEKLDVMGGALDGSGSPEEGYVIRGGRMLNYPTYECTWDLLESIPSLEDRDRSIKDVMDEFNERNPTYAVARLMGEDQKVLDVSSYGLEMEHRLSLLQLVLTPETRLGDTRIEEWFSESFFETTLWYIWATTFAFQPWHSVAEMRRYMHRFMHEFPRLHTLEGIDRTKYNQYDSMVRPIRRWLEEHGVEFRSGCEVTDLDIAPARAGKTVETIHYESDGTAETIDVEPNDLVFVTNGSMTDGSDLGSMTDSPDLNTTGASFELWKNIVEDHPEFGSPSAFADHVQETKWPSYTVTLDEPDLLEHIVEVTGEEPGNGLITFTESNWLMSIVVAAQPHFANQPDDVKVFWGYGLFPEEEGNHVEKKMENCTGEEILEELCYHLGYLDELPSVLEDANCIPCNMPFITSQFMPRTPGDRPDVVPAGSNNLAFIGQFAEVPEDVVFTVEYSVRSAMMAVYEQLDIEDEVPPISAHQYEPDVLIDVGKAAFR, from the coding sequence ATGACTTCCGACGCTGACGACAGTGGTGTCCGACGGCAACCGGACGGTACCGATCGAGCGGCCTACTTCGTGGGCGGCGGAATCGCGTCCCTTGCTGGGGCCGCGTTTTTGGTTCGTGACGGGGAGATGCCCGGTGAGAACGTTACCGTCCTCGAAAAGTTGGACGTGATGGGCGGTGCACTCGACGGCTCCGGATCGCCGGAAGAGGGATACGTCATCCGCGGCGGCCGGATGTTGAACTATCCGACCTACGAGTGTACGTGGGATCTGCTGGAGTCGATCCCCTCGCTCGAAGACCGCGACAGGTCGATCAAGGACGTGATGGACGAGTTCAACGAACGGAACCCGACGTACGCGGTAGCGAGGTTGATGGGTGAGGATCAGAAGGTACTGGACGTCTCGTCGTACGGCTTGGAGATGGAGCACCGACTCTCGCTGTTGCAACTCGTCCTCACGCCCGAGACGCGACTGGGGGACACGCGGATCGAGGAGTGGTTCTCCGAGTCGTTCTTCGAGACGACGCTCTGGTACATCTGGGCGACGACGTTCGCCTTCCAGCCGTGGCACAGCGTCGCGGAAATGCGCCGGTACATGCACCGCTTCATGCACGAGTTCCCCCGGCTACACACGCTGGAGGGCATCGACCGGACCAAGTACAACCAGTACGACTCGATGGTGCGTCCCATCCGGCGGTGGCTCGAAGAGCACGGCGTCGAGTTCCGGAGCGGCTGTGAAGTGACGGATCTGGACATCGCGCCCGCCCGGGCCGGCAAGACGGTCGAGACGATCCACTACGAGTCCGACGGAACGGCCGAAACGATCGACGTCGAGCCGAACGACCTCGTCTTCGTGACGAACGGGTCGATGACCGACGGATCGGACCTCGGATCGATGACGGACTCGCCCGACCTGAACACGACGGGTGCCTCCTTCGAGCTATGGAAGAACATCGTCGAGGACCATCCGGAGTTCGGATCGCCGTCGGCGTTCGCCGACCACGTCCAGGAGACGAAGTGGCCATCCTACACGGTCACACTCGACGAGCCGGACCTGCTCGAACACATCGTCGAGGTTACCGGTGAAGAACCCGGGAACGGACTGATCACGTTCACCGAATCGAACTGGCTGATGTCGATCGTCGTCGCCGCTCAGCCCCACTTTGCGAACCAGCCCGACGACGTGAAGGTCTTCTGGGGATACGGCCTCTTCCCCGAAGAAGAAGGAAACCACGTGGAGAAGAAAATGGAGAACTGTACGGGCGAAGAGATCCTCGAGGAACTCTGTTACCACCTCGGCTACCTCGACGAACTGCCGTCAGTCCTCGAGGACGCGAACTGCATTCCCTGCAACATGCCGTTCATCACGAGCCAGTTCATGCCGCGAACCCCTGGCGATCGACCGGACGTCGTCCCGGCGGGATCGAACAACCTCGCGTTCATCGGTCAGTTCGCGGAGGTTCCCGAAGACGTGGTGTTCACCGTCGAGTACTCGGTCCGATCCGCCATGATGGCGGTCTACGAACAGCTCGATATCGAGGACGAGGTACCGCCGATCAGCGCCCACCAGTACGAGCCGGACGTACTGATAGACGTCGGAAAAGCCGCGTTCAGGTAG
- the rpl7ae gene encoding 50S ribosomal protein L7Ae has translation MSVYVTTDIPADLADDALEALEVARDTGRVKKGTNETTKAIERGNADLVYVAEDVSPEEIVMHLPDLAEEKGIPVVFIETQDDVGHAAGLEVGSAAAAIVDAGEAEGDVEDIADKVEDLD, from the coding sequence ATGTCAGTCTACGTCACAACCGACATCCCAGCCGACCTCGCAGACGACGCCCTCGAGGCGCTCGAGGTCGCCCGAGACACCGGACGCGTAAAGAAAGGAACCAACGAAACGACGAAAGCGATCGAGCGCGGCAACGCCGACCTCGTCTACGTCGCCGAAGACGTCTCTCCCGAGGAGATCGTCATGCACCTCCCCGACCTCGCGGAGGAGAAGGGAATTCCCGTCGTCTTCATCGAGACCCAGGACGACGTCGGCCACGCCGCCGGCCTCGAGGTCGGTTCGGCCGCTGCAGCGATCGTCGACGCCGGCGAGGCCGAAGGCGACGTCGAGGATATCGCCGACAAGGTCGAGGACCTCGACTGA